In Buchnera aphidicola (Sipha maydis), the following proteins share a genomic window:
- the atpA gene encoding F0F1 ATP synthase subunit alpha — translation MQINSVEISKIIQKRILDFKINTRIYNEGQVISVMDGIVKIYGLNNVMQGEMLVLSKNIYAIALNLEKDIVGAIILGPFSDIYEGMNVRCTGKLLEVPVGENFLGRVVNALGIPIDGKGEIINNGYYPIENKAPEVIDREKINKPIHTGYLSIDSMIPIGKGQRELIIGDKQTGKTSLAIDIIINQKNLGVKCIYVAIGQKMSSISEIVQILLNNDALENTVVISASASDSAALQYLSPYSGCSIGEYFRDKGEDVLIVYDDLSKHAISYRQISLLLKRPPGREAYPGDIFYLHSRLLERASKVNEKYLFSKNKARFIKKKQTGSLTAFPIIETQLGDVASFVPTNIISITDGQIFLESNLFNSGIRPAVNSGISVSRVGSSAQIEIIKKFSAGIRTFLAQYQELAAFSQFSSDLDVDTQKQLSFGKKIIELLKQKQYQPLSIAEQSILLFLIEKKILNTIKFKNIYNFKKNFLFYAKKKYFSLLKEINKYGEYNIVIEKKIMDLIKSFQKDYNEI, via the coding sequence ATGCAGATAAATTCTGTAGAAATTAGTAAAATAATTCAAAAACGTATTTTGGATTTTAAAATTAATACACGTATATATAATGAAGGTCAAGTAATTTCTGTTATGGATGGGATTGTTAAAATTTATGGTTTAAATAATGTAATGCAAGGAGAAATGCTTGTATTATCTAAAAATATATATGCTATTGCATTAAATTTAGAAAAAGATATTGTTGGAGCTATTATTTTAGGTCCTTTTTCAGATATTTATGAAGGTATGAATGTCCGATGTACAGGAAAACTTTTAGAAGTTCCAGTAGGAGAGAATTTTTTAGGGCGTGTTGTTAATGCTTTAGGAATTCCTATTGATGGAAAAGGTGAAATTATTAATAACGGTTATTATCCTATAGAAAATAAAGCTCCTGAAGTTATTGATCGAGAAAAAATTAATAAACCTATTCATACTGGTTATTTATCTATTGATTCTATGATACCTATTGGAAAAGGACAAAGAGAGTTAATTATTGGAGATAAACAAACTGGAAAAACATCTTTAGCTATTGATATAATAATTAATCAAAAAAATTTAGGTGTTAAATGTATTTATGTTGCAATTGGTCAAAAAATGTCATCTATTTCTGAAATTGTTCAAATTTTATTAAATAATGATGCTTTAGAAAATACGGTTGTTATTTCTGCATCTGCATCTGATTCAGCTGCTTTACAATATTTATCTCCATATTCCGGGTGTTCAATAGGAGAATATTTTAGGGATAAAGGAGAAGATGTTCTAATTGTTTATGATGATTTATCTAAACATGCAATATCATATAGACAAATTTCTTTATTATTAAAAAGACCACCAGGAAGAGAAGCATATCCTGGAGATATATTTTATTTACATTCTAGATTATTAGAAAGAGCATCAAAAGTAAATGAGAAATATTTATTTTCTAAAAATAAAGCAAGATTTATTAAAAAAAAACAAACTGGATCTTTAACAGCTTTTCCAATTATTGAAACACAGTTAGGAGATGTTGCATCTTTTGTTCCAACAAATATTATTTCTATTACAGATGGTCAGATATTTCTAGAGTCTAATCTTTTTAATTCTGGAATACGACCTGCTGTTAATTCTGGAATATCAGTTTCTCGTGTAGGAAGTTCTGCACAAATTGAAATTATTAAAAAATTTTCTGCAGGAATTAGAACTTTTTTAGCACAATATCAGGAGTTAGCAGCATTTTCACAATTTTCTTCAGATTTGGATGTTGATACACAAAAACAATTAAGTTTTGGTAAAAAAATTATTGAATTATTAAAACAGAAGCAATACCAACCTCTTTCTATTGCTGAACAATCCATACTTTTATTTTTAATAGAAAAAAAAATATTAAATACAATTAAATTTAAAAATATTTATAATTTTAAAAAAAATTTCTTGTTTTATGCTAAAAAAAAATATTTTTCTTTACTTAAAGAGATAAATAAATATGGAGAATATAATATTGTAATAGAAAAAAAAATAATGGATTTAATTAAATCGTTTCAAAAAGATTATAATGAAATATAA
- the atpH gene encoding ATP synthase F1 subunit delta codes for MFLKKIAYIYAKAIFYVAVKEKRIRRWKEFLKLLSLIIQDKNMKFIISGYLEYHISYKFLKFLFKNFKLYDSEKKFLKILSENKKLSLIPEIYQAYKYKKNTYEHMIQVVLKTSHYINNLQKKNIINFLSKFFSKKISLKFFIDKSLISGIVIIIDGFIIDYSIKYDLECLINFLKI; via the coding sequence ATGTTTTTAAAAAAAATTGCATATATTTATGCAAAAGCTATTTTTTATGTTGCGGTTAAAGAAAAAAGAATACGCCGTTGGAAAGAATTTTTAAAATTATTATCTTTAATTATTCAAGATAAAAATATGAAATTTATTATATCTGGATATTTAGAATATCATATATCATATAAGTTTTTAAAATTTTTATTCAAAAATTTCAAATTATATGATTCTGAAAAAAAATTTTTAAAAATTTTATCTGAAAACAAAAAACTATCTTTAATTCCTGAAATTTATCAAGCGTATAAATATAAAAAAAATACTTATGAACATATGATTCAAGTAGTCTTAAAAACTTCTCATTATATTAATAATTTACAAAAAAAAAACATAATTAATTTTTTAAGTAAATTTTTTTCTAAAAAAATTTCTTTAAAATTTTTTATAGATAAAAGTTTGATTAGTGGAATAGTAATTATTATAGACGGTTTTATAATTGATTATTCTATTAAATATGATTTAGAATGTTTAATAAATTTTTTAAAAATATAA
- the atpF gene encoding F0F1 ATP synthase subunit B: MHINATILGQAISFIFFVFFCMKFIWPKIIKVIEKRQSEVRKSMIRLKKAKNKIDRINQKNILKIHSAKKKSFKIIESAFEKKNFIIEDAKKKAFFERKKILKEMKLLISIMKIKAYNDIKKKSISLGIKIAEKILKEKLVKEDHLNKSIKQFILDFKGASKCF; encoded by the coding sequence ATGCATATTAATGCAACTATTTTAGGACAAGCTATTTCTTTTATTTTTTTTGTCTTTTTTTGTATGAAATTTATTTGGCCTAAAATTATCAAAGTTATTGAAAAAAGACAAAGCGAAGTTCGTAAGTCAATGATTCGCTTAAAAAAAGCTAAAAATAAGATTGATCGAATAAATCAAAAAAATATATTAAAGATTCATTCCGCAAAAAAAAAATCTTTTAAAATTATTGAAAGTGCATTTGAGAAAAAAAATTTTATTATCGAAGACGCTAAAAAAAAAGCATTTTTTGAAAGAAAAAAAATTTTAAAAGAAATGAAATTATTAATTTCGATTATGAAAATTAAAGCATACAATGATATTAAAAAGAAATCTATTTCTTTAGGTATAAAAATTGCTGAAAAAATTTTAAAAGAAAAACTTGTAAAAGAAGATCATCTAAATAAAAGTATTAAACAATTTATTTTAGATTTTAAAGGCGCTTCAAAATGTTTTTAA
- the atpG gene encoding ATP synthase F1 subunit gamma encodes MINKKEIKNKINSVLNTKKITRAMEMISVIKMKKSKVKINLIQPYLNTLEKIICNLSNLIRNKKEKSLFFFQKKIKKIIFIVVLSSKGLCGNLNTNLFKHFLLYLKESIFGKFSFKIIIFGKKESIFINQLKENIQEYNFNFYKNFNFFTVKNFSNKIFQNYKKKKFHEIFIVYNKNCNKKKYIPIIEKLFPIQRNSKKSLSKNSWDYIYESDSSLLYENILNRFCTIKIYHSILENLINEYSSRIIAMKNATENSATLIQDLQVIYNKSRQFNITQELTEIISGASVVLMD; translated from the coding sequence ATGATTAATAAAAAAGAGATAAAAAATAAAATTAATAGTGTGTTAAATACAAAAAAAATCACTCGAGCTATGGAAATGATCTCTGTGATTAAAATGAAAAAATCTAAAGTTAAAATAAATTTAATTCAACCATATTTAAATACTCTTGAAAAAATTATTTGTAATCTTAGTAATTTGATACGTAATAAAAAAGAAAAAAGTTTATTTTTTTTTCAGAAAAAGATTAAAAAAATAATTTTTATTGTTGTTTTATCAAGTAAAGGTTTATGTGGTAATTTAAATACAAATTTATTTAAACATTTTCTTTTATATTTAAAAGAGTCTATTTTTGGAAAATTTTCTTTTAAAATTATAATATTTGGAAAAAAAGAATCAATTTTTATTAATCAATTAAAAGAAAATATTCAAGAATATAATTTCAATTTTTATAAAAATTTTAATTTTTTTACAGTTAAAAACTTTTCAAATAAAATTTTTCAAAATTATAAGAAAAAAAAATTTCATGAAATTTTTATTGTGTACAATAAAAATTGTAATAAGAAAAAATATATCCCTATTATTGAAAAATTATTTCCTATTCAACGAAATTCTAAAAAAAGTCTATCAAAAAATTCTTGGGATTATATTTATGAATCTGATTCTTCTTTATTGTATGAAAATATTTTAAATAGATTTTGTACAATAAAAATATATCATAGTATTTTAGAAAATTTAATAAATGAATATTCTTCACGAATTATAGCTATGAAAAATGCAACAGAAAACAGTGCTACTTTAATTCAAGATTTACAGGTTATATATAATAAATCTCGTCAATTTAATATTACTCAAGAATTGACTGAAATAATTTCTGGAGCATCTGTAGTTTTAATGGATTAA
- the atpE gene encoding F0F1 ATP synthase subunit C → MHHTNMNYVYLASAIMIGLGSIGAAIGIGILGGKFLEGAARQPDSIPILRAQFFIVMGLVDAIPMITVGLGLYMIFGIS, encoded by the coding sequence ATGCATCATACAAATATGAATTATGTTTATTTAGCATCGGCAATTATGATTGGATTAGGATCTATTGGAGCAGCTATTGGAATTGGGATATTAGGAGGTAAATTTTTAGAAGGCGCAGCAAGACAACCAGATTCTATTCCAATTTTAAGAGCGCAATTTTTTATTGTGATGGGATTAGTTGATGCTATTCCAATGATTACAGTTGGTTTAGGGTTATATATGATTTTTGGAATTTCATAG
- the atpC gene encoding ATP synthase F1 subunit epsilon, producing the protein MFLTLNIVSLKKNLYYKNIKYVVLTGEKGNFSVYVQHAHLITFIKPGIINVVQSSNFSEKLYTSKGIVEVQPRLVNLISDYFFNITHLDKKKLLKKKKIIENKYNKINIERNLNIFRKYKDILKKIKILEKIKKNKN; encoded by the coding sequence ATGTTTTTAACATTAAATATTGTGAGTTTAAAAAAAAATTTATATTATAAAAATATTAAATATGTTGTGTTAACAGGAGAAAAAGGAAATTTTAGTGTATATGTTCAACATGCTCATTTAATAACTTTTATTAAACCGGGAATAATCAATGTTGTACAATCTAGTAATTTTTCTGAAAAATTGTATACTTCAAAAGGAATCGTAGAAGTTCAACCTAGATTAGTAAATTTAATATCTGATTATTTTTTTAATATTACGCATCTAGATAAAAAAAAATTATTAAAAAAAAAAAAAATAATAGAAAATAAATATAATAAAATTAATATAGAAAGAAATTTAAATATTTTTAGAAAATACAAAGATATTTTAAAAAAAATAAAAATTTTAGAAAAAATAAAAAAAAATAAGAATTAA
- the atpD gene encoding F0F1 ATP synthase subunit beta — translation MSFGKIVQVIGPIIDVKFSQEALPKIYHILEVQNFSLILEVQQHLGSNLVRTISMGSSDGVKRGMYVKNLKHTIKVPVGKWTLGRIINVLGEPIDGKGPIFNQENISDQEYWEIYRSPPSYQEQSNSRVILETGIKVIDLICPFSKGGKIGLFGGAGVGKTVNMMELIRNIAIKHSGYSVFTGVGERVREGNDFYNEMQDSKVLDKVSLVYGQMNEPPGNRFRVAFTGLTLAEKFREEGKDVLLFIDNIYRYILAGTEVSSLLGRIPSAVGYQPTLSDEMGSLQERITSTKNGSITSIQAVYVPADDFTDPSPVATFSHLDATITLSRKISSLGIYPAIDPLNSTSNNLNSSVIGKDHYNIAREVQSILQKYEDLKDIISILGVDELSENDKLLVSRARKVQKFLSQPFFVAEVFTGSSGKYVTLKDTIFGFKCILRGDYDHIPESFFYMIGSVKEAVQKFEDNI, via the coding sequence ATGTCTTTTGGAAAGATTGTTCAAGTTATTGGTCCTATTATTGATGTGAAATTTTCTCAAGAAGCTTTACCTAAAATTTATCATATTTTAGAAGTACAAAATTTTTCTTTAATTTTAGAAGTACAGCAACATTTAGGATCTAATCTTGTTCGTACAATTTCTATGGGTTCTTCAGACGGTGTAAAAAGAGGCATGTATGTTAAAAATTTAAAACATACTATTAAAGTTCCTGTTGGAAAATGGACTTTAGGTAGAATTATCAATGTTTTAGGTGAGCCAATAGATGGAAAAGGTCCTATTTTTAATCAAGAAAATATTTCTGATCAAGAATATTGGGAAATATATCGATCACCTCCTTCGTACCAAGAACAATCTAATTCTCGTGTTATTTTAGAAACTGGCATTAAAGTTATTGATTTGATATGTCCATTTTCTAAAGGGGGGAAAATTGGGTTGTTTGGCGGAGCAGGAGTTGGAAAAACAGTTAATATGATGGAATTAATTAGAAACATTGCAATTAAACATTCGGGATATTCTGTTTTTACAGGAGTTGGAGAACGAGTCAGAGAAGGAAATGATTTTTATAATGAAATGCAAGATTCAAAAGTTTTAGACAAAGTTTCTTTAGTATATGGACAAATGAATGAACCTCCTGGAAATAGGTTCCGAGTAGCATTTACTGGATTAACTTTAGCTGAAAAATTTCGTGAAGAAGGAAAGGATGTTTTGTTGTTTATTGATAATATATATCGATATATTTTAGCAGGAACAGAAGTTTCTTCTTTATTAGGTAGAATTCCTTCTGCAGTTGGATATCAACCTACTTTATCTGATGAAATGGGATCTTTACAAGAACGTATTACTTCTACAAAAAATGGTTCAATTACTTCAATACAAGCGGTTTATGTTCCTGCTGATGATTTCACTGATCCATCTCCTGTTGCAACTTTTTCTCACTTAGATGCTACAATTACATTAAGTCGAAAGATTTCTTCTTTAGGAATTTATCCTGCTATAGATCCTTTAAATTCTACTAGTAATAATTTGAATTCAAGTGTCATTGGTAAAGATCATTATAATATTGCGCGAGAAGTTCAATCTATTTTGCAAAAATATGAAGATTTAAAAGACATTATTTCCATACTTGGGGTAGATGAATTATCTGAAAATGATAAATTATTAGTTTCACGAGCGAGAAAAGTACAAAAATTTTTATCTCAACCTTTTTTTGTTGCTGAAGTTTTTACCGGATCTTCTGGAAAATATGTTACTTTAAAAGATACTATTTTTGGTTTTAAATGTATATTACGTGGGGATTATGATCATATACCGGAAAGTTTTTTTTATATGATCGGCTCTGTAAAAGAAGCTGTACAAAAATTTGAAGATAATATATAG
- the gyrB gene encoding DNA topoisomerase (ATP-hydrolyzing) subunit B, which produces MKNTYNSSNIKILKGLEAVKRRPGMYIGDTDDGTGLHHMVFEVVDNSIDEALAGHCSKIIVSIHKDDSISVKDNGRGIPTDIHPEEGIPASEVIMTMLHAGGKFDDYSYKISGGLHGVGISVVNALSQKLKLTIYRNKKIYQQIYSNGKKISELEIIGKSKTTGTKIRFWPNRKIFKNVKKFKHEIIAERLKELSFLNPNISIYLLNHIKKKKKKYYHQGGIKEFIQHINKKNKFIHSKIFYFISKKKNILIEVAMKWNDSTKENILCYTNNIPQKEGGSHLSGFKSSLTRTINNYIDKEISHRRNKINIIGDDVREGLTAIVSIKINDPKFSSQTKEKLVSSEVKPIIESLIHENLINFLLENPTDTKIIINKILESATTREAARKAREITKKKSALEISGLPGKLSDCQEKNPTLSEIYLVEGDSAGGSAKQGRNRKNQAILPLKGKILNVEKSTFEKMLSSQEVTSIITALGCGIGNENYDLKKLRYHRIIIMTDADIDGSHIRTLLLTFFYRYMPEIIERGHIYIAQPPLYKIKKGKKEKYIKNYLSMKNYQIKIALKEIQIINSKKERIEKNLKEFNKIIYNYIKLKKNIKKKYPIFVKNIFHKLMEYKSINNFENKRILQKWIKNLIKKLNSTNSYNDKYSFIIKYTKEQKKFEIHIHVKIYGNIQCYILKKKFFTSSTYKKISIIYNQFKSFIKNNLYIKIHKKRKKITSLKKIFKWIMKHSKKKSTIQRYKGLGEMNPQQLWNTTMNPETRRMLKVQISDAIYANKLFSILMGDSVEPRKKFIQKNSLKAENIDF; this is translated from the coding sequence ATGAAAAACACTTATAATTCATCTAACATAAAAATATTAAAAGGTTTAGAAGCAGTAAAAAGACGTCCAGGAATGTATATAGGAGATACAGATGATGGAACAGGATTACATCACATGGTATTTGAAGTAGTCGATAATTCTATTGATGAAGCTCTTGCTGGACATTGTAGTAAAATAATTGTTTCCATTCATAAAGATGATTCAATCTCAGTAAAAGATAACGGAAGAGGAATTCCTACAGATATTCATCCTGAAGAAGGTATACCAGCTTCTGAAGTAATTATGACAATGTTACATGCTGGAGGGAAATTCGATGATTACTCATATAAAATATCAGGAGGTTTACATGGTGTTGGAATATCTGTTGTAAATGCGTTATCTCAAAAATTAAAACTAACTATATATCGGAATAAAAAAATTTATCAACAAATATATTCTAATGGAAAAAAAATCAGTGAGTTAGAGATAATTGGAAAAAGCAAAACAACAGGAACTAAAATAAGATTCTGGCCTAATAGAAAAATTTTTAAAAATGTAAAAAAATTTAAACATGAAATTATTGCAGAAAGATTAAAAGAATTATCTTTTTTAAATCCAAATATTTCTATCTATCTACTTAATCATATAAAAAAAAAAAAAAAAAAATATTATCATCAAGGAGGGATTAAAGAATTTATTCAACATATCAATAAAAAAAATAAATTTATTCACTCAAAAATATTCTATTTTATTTCAAAAAAAAAAAATATCCTTATAGAAGTTGCTATGAAATGGAATGATTCTACAAAAGAAAATATTTTATGCTATACCAATAATATCCCTCAAAAAGAAGGAGGAAGTCATCTATCAGGATTTAAATCATCACTTACGAGAACTATTAATAATTATATAGATAAAGAAATATCTCATAGAAGAAATAAAATTAATATCATTGGAGACGATGTTAGGGAAGGATTAACAGCAATTGTTTCTATAAAAATAAATGATCCAAAATTCTCTTCACAAACAAAAGAAAAATTAGTATCTTCTGAAGTAAAACCTATAATTGAATCGTTAATACATGAAAATTTAATAAATTTTTTATTAGAAAATCCTACTGATACAAAAATAATTATTAATAAAATTCTTGAATCCGCAACGACTAGAGAAGCAGCAAGAAAAGCTAGAGAAATAACAAAAAAAAAAAGCGCATTGGAAATATCTGGTTTGCCTGGAAAATTATCTGATTGTCAAGAAAAAAACCCTACTTTATCAGAAATATATTTAGTCGAAGGAGATTCTGCTGGAGGATCAGCTAAACAAGGTAGAAATAGAAAAAATCAAGCAATATTACCATTAAAAGGGAAAATTCTTAATGTTGAAAAATCAACGTTTGAAAAAATGCTTTCTTCGCAAGAAGTTACTTCAATAATTACAGCCTTAGGATGTGGGATAGGAAATGAAAATTATGATTTAAAAAAACTAAGATATCATAGAATTATAATAATGACAGATGCAGACATCGACGGATCACATATCAGAACTTTATTATTAACTTTTTTTTATAGATACATGCCAGAAATTATTGAAAGAGGACACATATATATTGCTCAACCTCCACTATATAAAATTAAAAAAGGAAAAAAAGAAAAATATATAAAAAATTACCTATCAATGAAAAATTATCAAATAAAAATTGCGTTAAAAGAAATTCAAATAATTAATTCTAAAAAAGAACGCATTGAAAAAAATTTAAAGGAGTTTAATAAAATTATATATAATTATATTAAATTAAAAAAAAATATCAAAAAAAAATATCCTATTTTTGTAAAAAATATTTTTCATAAATTAATGGAATATAAATCTATTAATAATTTTGAAAATAAAAGAATATTGCAAAAATGGATTAAAAATTTAATTAAAAAACTAAATTCTACAAATAGTTATAATGATAAATATTCATTCATCATAAAATATACAAAAGAACAAAAAAAATTTGAAATACATATACATGTTAAAATATATGGAAATATTCAATGTTATATTTTAAAAAAAAAATTCTTTACAAGCTCAACGTATAAAAAAATATCTATTATTTATAATCAATTTAAATCTTTTATAAAAAATAATTTATATATTAAAATACATAAAAAAAGAAAAAAAATAACATCTTTAAAAAAAATTTTCAAATGGATTATGAAACATTCCAAAAAAAAATCTACAATACAACGTTATAAAGGTTTAGGAGAAATGAATCCACAACAATTATGGAATACAACAATGAATCCTGAAACTAGAAGAATGTTAAAAGTACAAATCTCAGATGCTATTTATGCAAACAAATTATTTAGTATTCTTATGGGAGATTCAGTGGAACCGCGAAAAAAATTTATTCAAAAAAACTCCTTAAAAGCAGAAAATATAGATTTTTAA
- the atpB gene encoding F0F1 ATP synthase subunit A encodes MFLKSVFNSKEYISHHLHHLQLNLKTFRILSYHDQDNCFFIINLDSIFFSFFLGLVFISFFYSVSRNLNFEVPGKLQSFVELSINFVNKNIKELYPNNKNPLIAPLSLTIFFWIFLMNLMDLLPVDFIPFLCKYLFHISHMRFVPSSDINIVLAMSFSIFVLIIFYNILYKGFIGFFKSLFLEPFNNKYFLFFNFFLEIISLFSKPVSLGLRLFGNIYSGEMIFILISALLPWWIQWVLSVPWAIFHILIIFLQSFIFMVLTIIYLSITKKKKH; translated from the coding sequence ATGTTTTTAAAAAGTGTATTTAATTCAAAAGAATATATTAGCCATCATTTGCACCATCTTCAGTTGAATTTAAAAACATTTAGAATTTTAAGTTATCATGATCAAGATAATTGTTTTTTTATTATAAATTTAGATTCAATTTTTTTTTCATTTTTTTTAGGTTTAGTTTTTATCAGTTTTTTTTATAGCGTTTCCAGAAATTTAAATTTTGAAGTTCCTGGGAAATTGCAATCTTTTGTTGAACTTTCAATCAATTTTGTTAATAAAAATATAAAAGAATTATATCCTAATAATAAAAATCCTCTTATTGCTCCTTTATCCTTAACGATTTTTTTTTGGATTTTTTTAATGAATTTAATGGATTTATTACCTGTTGATTTTATTCCATTTCTCTGTAAATATCTTTTTCATATTTCTCATATGAGATTTGTTCCTTCATCTGATATAAATATTGTTCTTGCAATGTCTTTTAGTATATTTGTTTTAATTATTTTTTATAATATTTTATACAAAGGATTTATTGGTTTTTTTAAAAGTTTATTTTTAGAACCTTTCAACAATAAGTATTTTCTTTTTTTTAATTTTTTTTTGGAAATAATTTCATTATTTTCTAAACCAGTTTCTTTAGGTTTAAGATTATTTGGAAATATATATTCTGGAGAAATGATTTTTATACTTATTTCTGCGTTATTACCGTGGTGGATTCAATGGGTTTTAAGCGTTCCGTGGGCTATTTTTCATATTTTAATAATATTTTTACAATCTTTTATTTTTATGGTTTTAACTATTATTTATCTTTCTATTACTAAGAAGAAGAAACATTAA
- the dnaN gene encoding DNA polymerase III subunit beta: MKFITEKKNILIPLQKINTLLIKNNPNKILGNILIEINKKNIFLRSTNTEIELIYKISNDYECNPGKITVSGRKMLEIFRIISEKSLIYIKLIKKKLYISSNKSKFCLLTISEKKFPYFKKKKYKRKFHIEQKIFKNMLEYIYFSMSSQDIRPYLNGIFIEFQKKYIRSIATNGHRMAIFKKKIKERYPIFSMILPRKSVIELIKLLNHKKNLITILYHKNYIQFHIENIIFTSKLINSNFPNLDHILIKDKKYTIKTNAKKLKKSLSHVSILVHEQLKGIYLKLSNNQCKITSHNQDEQAKYKFTLKYKYHKKIKLSLNINYLLDVLNVLKNNFINLILDEKIQYLQIEVPDKPELKYIILPLYL, encoded by the coding sequence ATGAAATTTATTACTGAAAAAAAAAATATTTTAATTCCATTACAAAAGATTAATACATTATTAATAAAAAATAATCCTAATAAAATTTTAGGAAATATTTTAATTGAAATTAATAAAAAAAATATATTTTTAAGAAGCACAAATACAGAAATTGAGCTAATATATAAAATTTCTAATGATTATGAATGTAATCCAGGAAAAATTACTGTTTCAGGAAGAAAAATGTTAGAAATATTCAGAATAATTTCCGAAAAATCATTAATTTATATTAAATTAATAAAAAAAAAATTATATATTTCATCAAATAAAAGTAAATTTTGTTTACTAACAATTTCTGAAAAAAAATTCCCATATTTTAAAAAAAAAAAATATAAAAGAAAATTTCATATAGAACAAAAAATTTTTAAAAATATGTTAGAATATATTTATTTTTCAATGTCTTCACAAGATATTAGACCATATTTAAATGGAATTTTCATAGAATTTCAAAAAAAATATATTAGATCTATTGCAACTAATGGACATAGAATGGCAATCTTTAAGAAAAAAATAAAAGAAAGATATCCTATTTTTTCTATGATTTTACCCAGAAAATCAGTTATTGAATTAATTAAACTTTTAAACCATAAAAAAAATTTAATAACAATTCTATATCATAAAAACTATATTCAATTTCACATTGAAAATATTATTTTTACTTCAAAATTAATAAATAGTAATTTTCCAAATTTAGATCATATCTTAATTAAAGATAAAAAATATACAATAAAAACTAATGCAAAAAAATTAAAAAAATCTTTATCCCATGTATCTATTTTAGTTCACGAGCAATTAAAAGGAATATATTTAAAACTATCAAATAATCAATGTAAAATTACTTCGCACAATCAAGATGAACAAGCAAAATATAAATTTACACTTAAATATAAGTATCATAAAAAAATAAAATTATCTCTTAATATTAATTATTTATTAGACGTTTTAAACGTTTTAAAAAATAATTTTATTAATTTAATTCTTGATGAAAAAATTCAATATTTACAAATTGAAGTTCCAGATAAACCAGAGTTAAAATATATAATTTTACCTTTATATCTATAA